A stretch of DNA from Nitrosopumilus zosterae:
GGAAAATCCTGAACGTGCAATATCATATGTTCTAAGTAGGTACGTCAGAAAATACATGGATAGTGATGTGCTCATATTGAATAAGAACACTCCCACTAGAGAAGCAACTAGAATGTTGCACCATTATGAAACAGATGACATAGTTGTTACGGATGAAAACAATATTCCGGTAGGAATTGTAACAGATGAAGACATCCTAAGAAAAGTGAGCGATGTTACAGTGTACGCAGAATCTACTACATTAAAAGACATCATGACAACACCCCTAATCACAATTAATGAAAAAGCAACATTACAAGAAGCATTACATAAAATGAGAGATAACGGAATTAGAAAATTACCAGTTTTATCAAATAAAAATGAGATACTCGGCATGATCTTTCAGACAACTATTGCCAATGTGATTCGAGATGCTACAGCCACACCAGCTCGTCTGCTGAGTCCGCCTGTAAAAGCAATATTGGGAAATCTCGGGTTTGTGTTACAGTTTGCAGGAGTGTTGTTACTTGTACCTGCCATTCTTGCCACGGTTTTGGAAGATACGGTGATTGCTACAGGGATTTACCTAACCACAGTTCTTTTACTTGTAACGGGATTCTTTTTGAATTCATATGGGGAAAAAGCAAGTCTTAATCTTCAACAGGCATCAATATTGGTGTTTTCCAGTCTGTTTTTACTGACTTTGTTTGGCACAGTTCCATATCTGTATGTACTGCCCAGTGACGAGACCAGCATAGAAGCATTTTCAAATGCGTTCTTTTCAAGTGCTGCAGGATTTACAACCGGAGGAATATCTTTATTTCACGAACCAGAGAAATTGAATGAAAGTTTTACGTTTTTCCGAAGTTATACTCAACTTGTAGGAGGGATGAGTTTCATTTACCTAGTGATCACGGCATTTTATCCAGAGTCAAAACTGCAATCAATGCGTGGTTTTATTTCAGGTAGAACGCTACACATGAAAGAACTATTCCTTACAATCACAGTTATTTTTTCGATTTATATCGTAATTGTTGCAACATTGCTGTATCTCTTTGGCGAGGGAAACATTATAGATAATTTCTCATTGGCAATGAGCACACTTGCAACAGGAGGATTCTTACCCACATCCACAATTCTCGGTAATTTATTGTGGCAAGAGCAGATTATTCTCATGGGCGCAATGATACTAGGCGCATTACCATTTACATTCCACTATGCATTTGTCAGAAAAAAATTCTTGTCCCCAAAACTCGGAAAAGAGGTTCTAACATATTTTGCAATTTTGGGAAGTGCAATAATCTTATTCATTTCAATTAGTGGTTTAGACCCCATGGAAAGTGCATTCATTACTGTCTCAGCAAGCACCACAGCTGGACTTCAACAAGAAAGTCTTGCAGAACTTTGGAGTGGAGCTCAGACGATTTTGATAATTTTGATGTTCATCGGAGGATGTGGATTTTCAACAGCTGGTGGTTTTAAAATTTTCAGATTATTACAATTGAGGCATTTCCTAGATTTTATCAACAAAGTAAAAAGATCAAAATTAACAGCAGAGACAAAAAAAGAAATGATATCTACTTTGATCATCATAGCATTATTTCCAATAATTGCAGTCATTGCTGGAGCACATCTTGCAGAAATAGAACAAGTCTCATACGAAGATGCATTTTTTGAAGCAGTAGGGGTAATTACAACTGGAGGATTGTCAGCAGGAGTGATTGATCTCAACACAGATCCGGCTACAAAAATCGTGTTAGGCTTTTTAATGATATTTGGTAGATTGGAAATAATTGCGATAATTTACATATTCGTTCCAAAACTTATCTAAAAATATTTCAAATTCCATGGAATGGTTTTTGTTATTTCTTGTAAGGTCTTAGCAGCAAACTAGTGAAATTTCAAAATCAGAGAAATTAGTACAAATGATTCAAGATAAAAACAACCAGAGAGCAATTGCAGAGTATCTCAACAGGATACATGAAAGACGTGCAAAACTTGAGAAATCAAATGAGATAGGATTTAATTTCATTGAAATCGGAGATAAACATGAATGAGCGATTAGAGAGTGTCAGCAAAGGAAAAAAACTCATCATATTAGGATTCATAACAATTATTGCCCTATTCATATTGTATGGAAGATACCAGGATCCGGAACTTCTTACTCCCAGTGCAATTGATTCAATACAAAGAATTGCGTATGGATTTTACATTACGTTAGTTGCGGCATTTGGGGCCATTGCTTTTGGATTGTATCGTTATCACAAAGGAAAAGTGATGGCTAATCAAAAAAATCTCTCAACAATAATCGCTCTAACAACATGGAATTCAAAATCACGCAAAATTTTTGTTGTCACCTTTATTGGATACGGCATGTTTTTTTCATTGGCATCAGGAACTCTTGTTTATCAACCAGAAGTTAATTTTGCAATTCATTATGGTGCTACGATTCCATCAGGGTTTATTGCGCCATGTTGTGATGGTCCGGGATATATGCCAAAGATAATCGTGTACCTGACTGAACATGTGGGTTTGCAGATCATTCCGATAAATTTAGTGTTACAGGTAATTGTGTCTTATTTGGTCGGATTAAACGCTGCAATTGCTGTAAGTGCATATGGAATATCAAAGAAAGGCAGAGGGGCAAGTACGATAGGAGCTGCAACGGGATTGTTTATTGCGTGTCCAACTTGTGCAGGGACATTTTTGTCAATATTTATTGGAACAGCTAGCGGGATAGCATTATCCATTGCATTAACTCAAATGCAGACATTGTTTATTGCAATTTCAATTCCAGTATTGATTATAACTCCATTTGTAATGGCAAAAAAATTGCAAAATTCAGATGGAAGTTGCAAGATAGATCCTAAATGAATTTTTTGACTTCAGGGACCTTGTGATTACCAATATCATAACCGTCACGCCTTAGAAATTTCAGAGTAAGTTTGTAGAGAAGTTCATCATGATCCACTTTTTCTAAAATTTCAGTCCATAAAACACGACCATTTGTTTCAATGTATTTTTTAAAATCAGGATTCATAGATTCTGCAATTTCTTTACACTGATCAAATGTTTTTCCATTTTTATAAGCACGAATTCGTCTATCACAACTATCCATGTCTTGTATTGGTAAAAATTCTAAATAAACCTAGTTTATCAGGATTCAAACAAATACCAGAATAATCTTCAGAAAACATGGGAATAAAATCACCTTCAGAATATGTGGATTTTTTCATAAATCTCAACATGGGGGAAGATGTCAGTTTACTAAGTTTCATAAGCAATGAAAAAAACATTCTGAAAAAAAATTTAGAGTTGAAAAACATCAATAAAGAACCAATCAAAAAAGGAATAGAGATTTTGGAGTTATTAGTAAGAGAAATTAATGAGAATGGAGAAAAAACAGTACTAGGAAAATATCAAAAATAGTCCTGGTGGAAATTATGGAAAAAGATTCACAGATTATCAGAACGGAGATCATCAGAATTCTCAATGAGAATGGGAAAATTCGCGGTACAGAACTTGCTAAAAGGGTCATAGAAAAAATGGGCAATGAAAAGACAGTATACAGAGAAATCAGTGCATTAGTTGAAGCAGGAGAAATAGAGAAAAAAGTTCACAGTAGATCCCACATAGAATACGAATTGATAAATCTGTACGAATCAGTAAACAATCAATTAAAAAGTCTACATAAGGAGATTGAAACAGTTTTTGAAGAAATAAAAAATTTTACCATTATTAGCAAGGAGGAAAATTTTTCATTTCATGAGAGATTAAGATCAGTTATTCATTTGATACACATTGTACAGTCAACGGATGGAATTATGAAATTGCTATCACATTATCCCGCATTCAAGAAAGATAAAATGTTCTCACAGATAAATAGAAAGATAGATGATTGTTGGAAAATAATCATGGATGTTATTGCACATCAACCAGAAAAGGATTTCCTGAATGAGGTCCTGGCCAATTTAAGAATACCACAAATAGACACTAGCAATGTTAACTGAAATTTTTTAATTTTTCCACTATCACTTTAAGAATTTCTTCATCATCAAGAAGAATAAGTGGAAAATTATTTTCATCGCTTGCTTTACGAAATTCCGTATCTTTTGTTACAATGATCATGTCGTTTTCACGAGCGTAATTAATAATAGAATAGTCCGAACCTAGCTTCTTTCCTTCCCTCTGTAATTTTCTTACACTTTGAGCATCATACCCCAAATTTATCAATCGTTCATCCATTCCATCTAGGTTTTCATCTACAAGAATTTTCATAAAAATTACTAAGTTAAATTCAATATTAGTGTAAATAAATCATGAATGTCAAATACTTATTTTCAATGAAATTGTTTATTGCTCATGGATGAGAAAAAAGAGGATAAATCAGCAGAGTCAATGAAGAACCATATTGTGTATTATAGATCTTTAACTAAAGTAATTTCAAATATTAAAAAAGAAAAAGAGCAAGAAAACGAATCGGCAATCAAAGAACACCTAGAAAATAGAATCGAAGCCATGGAAAAAGACAGAAAACGAATAAGAGACATGTTTCCAGAAATCAAGGAAGAAGAATGGAATGGCAACGCCGACTGAAAAAAATCACAATAAACATCTAGACTTGCTACAGGATTATAAAATTCATTTAGTAAAATACATCGAAGAATTAGAAAAACTGGACAAACAGTCAGAATTTGCAAAA
This window harbors:
- a CDS encoding CBS domain-containing protein, with the translated sequence MSENPERAISYVLSRYVRKYMDSDVLILNKNTPTREATRMLHHYETDDIVVTDENNIPVGIVTDEDILRKVSDVTVYAESTTLKDIMTTPLITINEKATLQEALHKMRDNGIRKLPVLSNKNEILGMIFQTTIANVIRDATATPARLLSPPVKAILGNLGFVLQFAGVLLLVPAILATVLEDTVIATGIYLTTVLLLVTGFFLNSYGEKASLNLQQASILVFSSLFLLTLFGTVPYLYVLPSDETSIEAFSNAFFSSAAGFTTGGISLFHEPEKLNESFTFFRSYTQLVGGMSFIYLVITAFYPESKLQSMRGFISGRTLHMKELFLTITVIFSIYIVIVATLLYLFGEGNIIDNFSLAMSTLATGGFLPTSTILGNLLWQEQIILMGAMILGALPFTFHYAFVRKKFLSPKLGKEVLTYFAILGSAIILFISISGLDPMESAFITVSASTTAGLQQESLAELWSGAQTILIILMFIGGCGFSTAGGFKIFRLLQLRHFLDFINKVKRSKLTAETKKEMISTLIIIALFPIIAVIAGAHLAEIEQVSYEDAFFEAVGVITTGGLSAGVIDLNTDPATKIVLGFLMIFGRLEIIAIIYIFVPKLI
- a CDS encoding DUF5615 family PIN-like protein, whose product is MKILVDENLDGMDERLINLGYDAQSVRKLQREGKKLGSDYSIINYARENDMIIVTKDTEFRKASDENNFPLILLDDEEILKVIVEKLKNFS